Proteins encoded in a region of the Eretmochelys imbricata isolate rEreImb1 chromosome 10, rEreImb1.hap1, whole genome shotgun sequence genome:
- the KIF7 gene encoding kinesin-like protein KIF7 isoform X2, whose translation MGLKAEAQPRAEETPVRVAVRIRPLLPKELLHGHEACLHGDPETNKVTLGRNRHFHFDAVFTESSNQESVYGACVQPLVEAFFEGFNVTVFAYGQTGSGKTYTIGEASVSSINEDEQGIIPRAMAETFKLIDENDLIDYTVRISYLEVYKEEFQDLLQVETASKDIQIREDDKGNIVLYGVKETEVEGLDEVLSLLEMGNTVKHTGATHINTQSSRSHTIFTVTMEQRRGAGRLTRLTLHDRASVPASGQVLASKFHFVDLAGSERVVKTGNTGERLKESIQINSGLLALGNVISALGDPRRKCSHIPYRDSKITRILKDSLGGNAQTVMIACVSPSSSDFDESLNTLNYASRAQNIKNKAMVNCRRETEHVEELQLQIKNLQRALEQRHRSETRIINRSDAAKRCPQDRTARLLAECAHYRTCTDAAYQLLMELQGEGNLTVEQILRVKEWLCAVESERSELTSSSGLDSGIESTSAEDRRPQAQGSKPPQSQVSTEKACEAARDEHLAQLQRQVERLEEENRDFLAALEDAMEQYKLQSNKLQEQQDAISELHVRLEMAMPDLQVPELLQNIHLVELAQRPHTAPLDTTRSHGLSLVQSRPSQTSQSRRVHCGKLSSSPSHLGEDLVVHCQSRACSLEAKDVMLMRECSEDSEPSLDEEGEQKRSLHQRRNGIRSWIKKDVSSKVCEEQSRGNSLPMQEEPPELAKEACGRREQAGPREGLSGKDSERRLVQAQQKVRELAINIRMKEELIAELIKTGKDAQAMNRQYCQKIFELEQEAEQVRAELSSGQKQLQELEGKEPQDAGEKCKLQEYRTRVAAAQSKARVLREKKQATERLVSLSAQSEKRVRELERNIQLMRRQQGQLQRRLREETEQKRRLETEMHKRQHRVKELELKHEQHQKILRIKTEEIAAFQRKRRSGSNGSVISLEQQQKIEEQKKWLDLEMDKVLEQRRALDELEDELRKREAIVAKKEALLQEKNGLEKKRRRSSQALTDDIVRVSSRLELLEKELTEKNGQLRHGSAHDQQQIRQEINSLRQEKDQLLKQRLEIDNKLRQGTLLSPEEERILFQLDEAIEALDAAIEYKNESITCRQRVLRASASLLSQCEMNLMAKLSYLSSSETRALLCKYFDKVVTLREDQHRQHIAFSELEMQLEEQQQQVYWLEVAVERQHLEMDRQLTLQQKEHEQNIQFLLQQSQEHMGEGLASSKLQFEGKIQVLEKELSRYVWANQVLNQRLSNLSHPGQSKGADRSMLGAGDRPPAVLGPCEESGTGTVEQQVQVAVTEGSHKCRDENRELVHAPLPSTWRRSSLPSDNPLGPEGIQQREAEYLLRLGQPQDVVLPWNLAPLPKSWRELRRASLSVAPMPSHPGMIDVRRNPV comes from the exons aTGGGTCTGAAAGCTGAGGCCCAGCCTCGAGCTGAGGAGACTCCCGTCAGAGTGGCCGTGCGCATTCGACCCCTGCTGCCCAAGGAGCTGTTGCATGGACACGAGGCCTGCCTGCATGGGGACCCAGAGACCAACAAGGTGACCCTGGGGCGTAACCGCCATTTCCACTTTGATGCTGTCTTCACTGAATCCTCAAACCAGGAGTCTGTGTATGGCGCCTGTGTGCAGCCGCTTGTCGAGGCCTTCTTTGAAGGCTTCAACGTTACTGTGTTTGCTTATGGCCAGACAGGCTCGGGCAAAACGTACACCATTGGGGAAGCAAGTGTCT CTTCCATCAATGAGGATGAGCAGGGCATCATCCCACGTGCCATGGCTGAGACCTTCAAACTCATTGATGAGAATGACCTGATTGACTACACAGTCAGAATCTCCTACTTGGAGGTGTATAAGGAGGAGTTCCAGGACCTGCTGCAAGTGGAAACGGCCAGCAAGGACATCCAGATCCGTGAGGACGACAAGGGCAATATTG TGTTGTATGGGGTGAAGGAAACCGAAGTGGAGGGGCTGGATGAGGTCCTGAGCctgctggaaatgggcaacaCGGTCAAGCACACGGGAGCCACCCACATCAACACACAGTCGAGCCGTTCGCACACCATCTTCACAGTAACCATGGAGCAGCGGCGCGGTGCTGGCCGACTCACCCGCCTCACCCTCCACGACAGGGCCTCGGTCCCGGCCTCCGGCCAAGTCCTGGCTTCCAAATTCCACTTTGTGGACCTAGCGGGCTCAGAGCGGGTGGTGAAGACTGGAAACACAGGGGAGCGCCTGAAGGAGAGTATCCAGATCAACAGTGGcctgctggctctgggcaatgTGATCAGCGCCTTGGGAGACCCCCGCAGGAAATGCAGCCACATTCCTTACAGGGATTCCAAAATCACCAG GATCCTGAAAGACTCCCTGGGGGGGAATGCCCAGACTGTCATGATCGCCTGCGTCAGCCCTTCCTCCTCTGATTTCGATGAGAGTCTCAACACGCTGAACTACGCCAGCCGAGCTCAGAACATCAAGAACAAGGCCATGGTGAACTGCCGCAGGGAGACAGAGCATGTAGAGGAGCTGCAGCTTCAAATAAAGAACCTGCAGAGGGCGCTGGAGCAGCGGCATCGCTCGGAGACCCGTATCATAAACCGCTCCGACGCTGCCAAGCGGTGCCCACAAGACCGCACGGCCCGCTTGCTGGCAGAGTGCGCTCACTACAGGACGTGCACGGACGCTGCCTACCAGCTCCTGATGGAACTGCAGGGGGAGGGCAACCTGACCGTGGAGCAGATCCTGCGAGTGAAGGAGTGGTTGTGTGCGGTTGAGAGCGAGAGGAGCGAGCTGACCTCTTCCTCTGGACTGGATAGCGGCATTGAGAGCACCTCAGCAGAGGATCGGCGCCCCCAGGCACAAGGCTCAAAGCCGCCACAGAGTCAG GTGAGCACAGAGAAAGCATGTGAGGCAGCCAGAGATGAGCACCTGGCCCAGCTGCAGAGACAGGTGGAGCGTCTGGAGGAGGAGAACCGTGACTTCCTAGCTGCCCTGGAGGATGCCATGGAGCAGTACAAACTGCAG AGCAACAAGTTGCAGGAGCAGCAGGATGCCATATCTGAGCTACATGTGCGCCTGGAGATGGCGATGCCAGACCTGCAGGTGCCAGAGCTGCTGCAGAACATTCACCTGGTGGAGCTCGCTCAGAGACCTCACACGGCCCCGCTGGATACCACGCGGTCCCATggcctcagcctggtccagtcaaGGCCGTCCCAAACGAGCCAGAGCAGAAGAGTCCATTGTGGAAAG CTCAGCAGCAGCCCATCCCACCTGGGGGAGGACCTGGTGGTGCATTGCCAAAGCCGTGCCTGCAGTCTGGAGGCCAAAGACGTGATGCTGATGAGGGAGTGCAGTGAGGACTCTGAGCCATCCTTGGACGAAGAGGGGGAGCAGAAACGGTCCCTGCACCAGCGCAG AAATGGGATCCGAAGCTGGATCAAGAAGGACGTTTCCAGCAAGGTGTGTGAGGAGCAGAGCAGAGGCAACTCATTGCCCATGCAGGAGGAGCCCCCGGAACTGGCCAAAG AGGCCTGCgggagaagggagcaggctgGTCCCAGGGAAGGTCTTTCAGGGAAGGACTCAGAGCGGCGGCTGGTGCAAGCCCAGCAGAAGGTCCGGGAGCTTGCAATAAACATTCGCATGAAGGAGGAGCTGATCGCGGAGCTCATCAAGACAG GCAAGGATGCCCAGGCCATGAACAGACAGTACTGCCAGAAGATCTTTGAGCTGGAGCAGGAGGCGGAACAGGTGCGAGCAGAGCTGAGCAGTGgccagaagcagctgcaggaaCTGGAGGGGAAGGAGCCCCAGGACGCTGGAGAGAAATGCAAACTGCAGGAATATCGCACGAGGGTTGCAGCAGCCCAGAGCAAGGCTCGG GTGCTGCGAGAGAAGAAGCAAGCGACGGAGAGGCTGGTGTCGCTGTCTGCCCAGAGCGAGAAGCGGGTGCGGGAGCTGGAAAGGAACATCCAGCTGATGCGGCggcagcaggggcagctgcagaggcGCCTGCGTGAGGAGACGGAGCAGAAACGCCGCTTGGAGACGGAGATGCACAAACGGCAGCACAGAGTCAAG GAGCTGGAACTGAAACATGAGCAGCATCAGAAGATCCTGCGCATCAAGACTGAGGAGATTGCAGCTTTCCAGAGGAAACGGAGGAGCGGCAGCAATGGGTCTGTGATCAGCCTGGAGCAACAGCAG AAAATCGAGGAGCAGAAGAAGTGGCTGGACCTGGAAATGGACAAAGTCCTTGAGCAGCGTCGTGCCCTGGACGAGCTGGAGGATGAGCTGAGGAAACGGGAAGCCATAGTGGCCAAAAAGGAAGCGCTGCTGCAGGAGAAGAACGGCCTGGAGAAGAAGAGACGCCGGTCCAGCCAG GCCTTGACGGATGACATCGTGCGTGTGTCCAGCCGCCTGGAACTCCTGGAAAAGGAGCTGACGGAGAAAAACGGACAGCTCCGTCATGGCAGCGCCCACGATCAGCAGCAGATCCGGCAGGAGATCAATAGCTTGCGCCAGGAGAAGGACCAGCTGCTCAAACAAAGGCTGGAGATAGACAACAAGCTGCGCCAGGGCACCCTGCTATCCCCGGAG GAGGAGCGGATCCTGTTCCAGCTGGATGAGGCTATTGAGGCTCTGGATGCTGCGATCGAGTACAAGAACGAGTCAATCACATGCAGACAGCGGGTCCTGCGGGCCTCGGCCAGCCTGCTGTCCCAGTGCGAGATGAACCTCATGGCCAAGCTCAGTTACCTCTCCTCCTCCGAGACCCGAGCTCTGCTCTGCAAGTACTTTGATAAG GTGGTGACCCTGCGAGAGGATCAGCACAGGCAGCACATTGCTTTCTCCGAGCTGGAAATGCAGCTGgaggagcaacagcagcaggTGTACTGGCTGGAGGTGGCCGTGGAGCGCCAGCACCTGGAGATGGACCGCCAGCTCACCCTGCAACAGAAGGAGCACGAGCAGAACATCCAGTTCCTGCTCCAGCAGAGCCAAG AGCACATGGGTGAGGGGCTGGCCAGCAGCAAGCTACAGTTTGAGGGAAAAATCCAAGTGCTGGAAAAAGAATTGAGCCGCTACGTGTGGGCAAACCAGGTGCTGAACCAGAGGCTGAGTAATCTGAGCCACCCAGGACAGAGCAAAG GAGCGGACAGAAGCATGCTTGGAGCTGGGGACAGACCACCTGCTGTACTTGGGCCCTGTGAAGAATCGGGCACTGGTACTGTGGAACAGCAGGTGCAGGTGGCTGTCACTGAAGGAAGCCATAAGTGCAGGGATGAGAATAGGGAATTGGTGCATGCACCTTTACCATCCACATGGAGGCGCTCTTCGCTACCCAGTGACAACCCTTTGGGCCCAGAGGGGATtcagcagagagaggcagagtaCCTGCTGAGACTTGGGCAgccccaggacgtggttctgcCATGGAACCTGGCTCCTCTGCCCAAATCCTGGAGGGAGCTGCGCAGAGCAAGCCTCAGTGTTGCTCCAATGCCCTCCCATCCAGGAATGATTGATGTCAGGAGAAACCCAGTCTAG
- the LOC144271739 gene encoding ras-related and estrogen-regulated growth inhibitor-like protein codes for MVLRIPLRRSASFTPDHQPLMEVSSPSALKMEANMLVMGANSVGKSALTVRFLTRRFIGEYGDMESIYSHSLAMEGREILVHIWDVPCSQDWVDESSAKEKRVQWADGFVLVYSICDRASFNVLRPKVQVLKAAKEALSQEKVPIVIVGNKRDLHHQRAVSSEEGRLLALSMDCEFYEVSAAEAYHGALMVFQGLAERICEAKLALKKGTGIRSIVKSMSAVFARKRTDSL; via the exons ATGGTTCTCCGAATCCCTCTGCGCAGAAGTGCCAGCTTCACCCCAGACCACCAGCCCTTGATGGAGGTGTCCAGTCCCAGCGCGCTGAAAATGGAAGCGAATATGCTAGTTATGGGAGCAAACAGCGTGGGGAAATCAG CCTTGACGGTGCGTTTCCTTACCAGGCGATTCATTGGGGAATATGGAGACATGG AATCCATCTACAGCCACAGCCTGGCAATGGAGGGCAGAGAGATCCTCGTCCACATATGGGACGTCCCCTGTTCACAG gACTGGGTGGATGAGAGCTCTGCCAAGGAAAAGCGAGTCCAGTGGGCAGATGGCTTCGTCCTGGTCTACAGCATCTGCGACCGTGCCAGCTTCAATGTGCTGCGCCCCAAAGTCCAGGTCCTCAAGGCAGCCAAGGAGGCTCTAAGCCAGGAGAAGGTGCCTATCGTCATCGTGGGCAACAAGCGGGACCTACACCACCAGCGGGCGGTCTCCAGTGAGGAGGGCCGTCTCCTGGCCCTCTCCATGGACTGTGAATTCTATGAGGTCTCTGCAGCTGAGGCTTATCATGGGGCACTCATGGTCTTCCAGGGGCTGGCGGAGCGCATCTGCGAGGCCAAGCTGGCACTGAAGAAGGGCACTGGGATCCGCAGCATTGTCAAAAGTATGTCGGCTGTGTTTGCCCGGAAGAGGACGGACTCGCTCTGA
- the KIF7 gene encoding kinesin-like protein KIF7 isoform X1, giving the protein MGLKAEAQPRAEETPVRVAVRIRPLLPKELLHGHEACLHGDPETNKVTLGRNRHFHFDAVFTESSNQESVYGACVQPLVEAFFEGFNVTVFAYGQTGSGKTYTIGEASVSSINEDEQGIIPRAMAETFKLIDENDLIDYTVRISYLEVYKEEFQDLLQVETASKDIQIREDDKGNIVLYGVKETEVEGLDEVLSLLEMGNTVKHTGATHINTQSSRSHTIFTVTMEQRRGAGRLTRLTLHDRASVPASGQVLASKFHFVDLAGSERVVKTGNTGERLKESIQINSGLLALGNVISALGDPRRKCSHIPYRDSKITRILKDSLGGNAQTVMIACVSPSSSDFDESLNTLNYASRAQNIKNKAMVNCRRETEHVEELQLQIKNLQRALEQRHRSETRIINRSDAAKRCPQDRTARLLAECAHYRTCTDAAYQLLMELQGEGNLTVEQILRVKEWLCAVESERSELTSSSGLDSGIESTSAEDRRPQAQGSKPPQSQVSTEKACEAARDEHLAQLQRQVERLEEENRDFLAALEDAMEQYKLQSNKLQEQQDAISELHVRLEMAMPDLQVPELLQNIHLVELAQRPHTAPLDTTRSHGLSLVQSRPSQTSQSRRVHCGKLSSSPSHLGEDLVVHCQSRACSLEAKDVMLMRECSEDSEPSLDEEGEQKRSLHQRRNGIRSWIKKDVSSKVCEEQSRGNSLPMQEEPPELAKEACGRREQAGPREGLSGKDSERRLVQAQQKVRELAINIRMKEELIAELIKTGKDAQAMNRQYCQKIFELEQEAEQVRAELSSGQKQLQELEGKEPQDAGEKCKLQEYRTRVAAAQSKARVLREKKQATERLVSLSAQSEKRVRELERNIQLMRRQQGQLQRRLREETEQKRRLETEMHKRQHRVKELELKHEQHQKILRIKTEEIAAFQRKRRSGSNGSVISLEQQQKIEEQKKWLDLEMDKVLEQRRALDELEDELRKREAIVAKKEALLQEKNGLEKKRRRSSQALTDDIVRVSSRLELLEKELTEKNGQLRHGSAHDQQQIRQEINSLRQEKDQLLKQRLEIDNKLRQGTLLSPEEERILFQLDEAIEALDAAIEYKNESITCRQRVLRASASLLSQCEMNLMAKLSYLSSSETRALLCKYFDKVVTLREDQHRQHIAFSELEMQLEEQQQQVYWLEVAVERQHLEMDRQLTLQQKEHEQNIQFLLQQSQEHMGEGLASSKLQFEGKIQVLEKELSRYVWANQVLNQRLSNLSHPGQSKAGADRSMLGAGDRPPAVLGPCEESGTGTVEQQVQVAVTEGSHKCRDENRELVHAPLPSTWRRSSLPSDNPLGPEGIQQREAEYLLRLGQPQDVVLPWNLAPLPKSWRELRRASLSVAPMPSHPGMIDVRRNPV; this is encoded by the exons aTGGGTCTGAAAGCTGAGGCCCAGCCTCGAGCTGAGGAGACTCCCGTCAGAGTGGCCGTGCGCATTCGACCCCTGCTGCCCAAGGAGCTGTTGCATGGACACGAGGCCTGCCTGCATGGGGACCCAGAGACCAACAAGGTGACCCTGGGGCGTAACCGCCATTTCCACTTTGATGCTGTCTTCACTGAATCCTCAAACCAGGAGTCTGTGTATGGCGCCTGTGTGCAGCCGCTTGTCGAGGCCTTCTTTGAAGGCTTCAACGTTACTGTGTTTGCTTATGGCCAGACAGGCTCGGGCAAAACGTACACCATTGGGGAAGCAAGTGTCT CTTCCATCAATGAGGATGAGCAGGGCATCATCCCACGTGCCATGGCTGAGACCTTCAAACTCATTGATGAGAATGACCTGATTGACTACACAGTCAGAATCTCCTACTTGGAGGTGTATAAGGAGGAGTTCCAGGACCTGCTGCAAGTGGAAACGGCCAGCAAGGACATCCAGATCCGTGAGGACGACAAGGGCAATATTG TGTTGTATGGGGTGAAGGAAACCGAAGTGGAGGGGCTGGATGAGGTCCTGAGCctgctggaaatgggcaacaCGGTCAAGCACACGGGAGCCACCCACATCAACACACAGTCGAGCCGTTCGCACACCATCTTCACAGTAACCATGGAGCAGCGGCGCGGTGCTGGCCGACTCACCCGCCTCACCCTCCACGACAGGGCCTCGGTCCCGGCCTCCGGCCAAGTCCTGGCTTCCAAATTCCACTTTGTGGACCTAGCGGGCTCAGAGCGGGTGGTGAAGACTGGAAACACAGGGGAGCGCCTGAAGGAGAGTATCCAGATCAACAGTGGcctgctggctctgggcaatgTGATCAGCGCCTTGGGAGACCCCCGCAGGAAATGCAGCCACATTCCTTACAGGGATTCCAAAATCACCAG GATCCTGAAAGACTCCCTGGGGGGGAATGCCCAGACTGTCATGATCGCCTGCGTCAGCCCTTCCTCCTCTGATTTCGATGAGAGTCTCAACACGCTGAACTACGCCAGCCGAGCTCAGAACATCAAGAACAAGGCCATGGTGAACTGCCGCAGGGAGACAGAGCATGTAGAGGAGCTGCAGCTTCAAATAAAGAACCTGCAGAGGGCGCTGGAGCAGCGGCATCGCTCGGAGACCCGTATCATAAACCGCTCCGACGCTGCCAAGCGGTGCCCACAAGACCGCACGGCCCGCTTGCTGGCAGAGTGCGCTCACTACAGGACGTGCACGGACGCTGCCTACCAGCTCCTGATGGAACTGCAGGGGGAGGGCAACCTGACCGTGGAGCAGATCCTGCGAGTGAAGGAGTGGTTGTGTGCGGTTGAGAGCGAGAGGAGCGAGCTGACCTCTTCCTCTGGACTGGATAGCGGCATTGAGAGCACCTCAGCAGAGGATCGGCGCCCCCAGGCACAAGGCTCAAAGCCGCCACAGAGTCAG GTGAGCACAGAGAAAGCATGTGAGGCAGCCAGAGATGAGCACCTGGCCCAGCTGCAGAGACAGGTGGAGCGTCTGGAGGAGGAGAACCGTGACTTCCTAGCTGCCCTGGAGGATGCCATGGAGCAGTACAAACTGCAG AGCAACAAGTTGCAGGAGCAGCAGGATGCCATATCTGAGCTACATGTGCGCCTGGAGATGGCGATGCCAGACCTGCAGGTGCCAGAGCTGCTGCAGAACATTCACCTGGTGGAGCTCGCTCAGAGACCTCACACGGCCCCGCTGGATACCACGCGGTCCCATggcctcagcctggtccagtcaaGGCCGTCCCAAACGAGCCAGAGCAGAAGAGTCCATTGTGGAAAG CTCAGCAGCAGCCCATCCCACCTGGGGGAGGACCTGGTGGTGCATTGCCAAAGCCGTGCCTGCAGTCTGGAGGCCAAAGACGTGATGCTGATGAGGGAGTGCAGTGAGGACTCTGAGCCATCCTTGGACGAAGAGGGGGAGCAGAAACGGTCCCTGCACCAGCGCAG AAATGGGATCCGAAGCTGGATCAAGAAGGACGTTTCCAGCAAGGTGTGTGAGGAGCAGAGCAGAGGCAACTCATTGCCCATGCAGGAGGAGCCCCCGGAACTGGCCAAAG AGGCCTGCgggagaagggagcaggctgGTCCCAGGGAAGGTCTTTCAGGGAAGGACTCAGAGCGGCGGCTGGTGCAAGCCCAGCAGAAGGTCCGGGAGCTTGCAATAAACATTCGCATGAAGGAGGAGCTGATCGCGGAGCTCATCAAGACAG GCAAGGATGCCCAGGCCATGAACAGACAGTACTGCCAGAAGATCTTTGAGCTGGAGCAGGAGGCGGAACAGGTGCGAGCAGAGCTGAGCAGTGgccagaagcagctgcaggaaCTGGAGGGGAAGGAGCCCCAGGACGCTGGAGAGAAATGCAAACTGCAGGAATATCGCACGAGGGTTGCAGCAGCCCAGAGCAAGGCTCGG GTGCTGCGAGAGAAGAAGCAAGCGACGGAGAGGCTGGTGTCGCTGTCTGCCCAGAGCGAGAAGCGGGTGCGGGAGCTGGAAAGGAACATCCAGCTGATGCGGCggcagcaggggcagctgcagaggcGCCTGCGTGAGGAGACGGAGCAGAAACGCCGCTTGGAGACGGAGATGCACAAACGGCAGCACAGAGTCAAG GAGCTGGAACTGAAACATGAGCAGCATCAGAAGATCCTGCGCATCAAGACTGAGGAGATTGCAGCTTTCCAGAGGAAACGGAGGAGCGGCAGCAATGGGTCTGTGATCAGCCTGGAGCAACAGCAG AAAATCGAGGAGCAGAAGAAGTGGCTGGACCTGGAAATGGACAAAGTCCTTGAGCAGCGTCGTGCCCTGGACGAGCTGGAGGATGAGCTGAGGAAACGGGAAGCCATAGTGGCCAAAAAGGAAGCGCTGCTGCAGGAGAAGAACGGCCTGGAGAAGAAGAGACGCCGGTCCAGCCAG GCCTTGACGGATGACATCGTGCGTGTGTCCAGCCGCCTGGAACTCCTGGAAAAGGAGCTGACGGAGAAAAACGGACAGCTCCGTCATGGCAGCGCCCACGATCAGCAGCAGATCCGGCAGGAGATCAATAGCTTGCGCCAGGAGAAGGACCAGCTGCTCAAACAAAGGCTGGAGATAGACAACAAGCTGCGCCAGGGCACCCTGCTATCCCCGGAG GAGGAGCGGATCCTGTTCCAGCTGGATGAGGCTATTGAGGCTCTGGATGCTGCGATCGAGTACAAGAACGAGTCAATCACATGCAGACAGCGGGTCCTGCGGGCCTCGGCCAGCCTGCTGTCCCAGTGCGAGATGAACCTCATGGCCAAGCTCAGTTACCTCTCCTCCTCCGAGACCCGAGCTCTGCTCTGCAAGTACTTTGATAAG GTGGTGACCCTGCGAGAGGATCAGCACAGGCAGCACATTGCTTTCTCCGAGCTGGAAATGCAGCTGgaggagcaacagcagcaggTGTACTGGCTGGAGGTGGCCGTGGAGCGCCAGCACCTGGAGATGGACCGCCAGCTCACCCTGCAACAGAAGGAGCACGAGCAGAACATCCAGTTCCTGCTCCAGCAGAGCCAAG AGCACATGGGTGAGGGGCTGGCCAGCAGCAAGCTACAGTTTGAGGGAAAAATCCAAGTGCTGGAAAAAGAATTGAGCCGCTACGTGTGGGCAAACCAGGTGCTGAACCAGAGGCTGAGTAATCTGAGCCACCCAGGACAGAGCAAAG CAGGAGCGGACAGAAGCATGCTTGGAGCTGGGGACAGACCACCTGCTGTACTTGGGCCCTGTGAAGAATCGGGCACTGGTACTGTGGAACAGCAGGTGCAGGTGGCTGTCACTGAAGGAAGCCATAAGTGCAGGGATGAGAATAGGGAATTGGTGCATGCACCTTTACCATCCACATGGAGGCGCTCTTCGCTACCCAGTGACAACCCTTTGGGCCCAGAGGGGATtcagcagagagaggcagagtaCCTGCTGAGACTTGGGCAgccccaggacgtggttctgcCATGGAACCTGGCTCCTCTGCCCAAATCCTGGAGGGAGCTGCGCAGAGCAAGCCTCAGTGTTGCTCCAATGCCCTCCCATCCAGGAATGATTGATGTCAGGAGAAACCCAGTCTAG